One part of the Streptomyces nigra genome encodes these proteins:
- a CDS encoding FBP domain-containing protein, translating to MRSLTEQDIRDSFVNCSKGEAKRLSVPRDLDERPWDDLDFLGWREPGAPDRSYLVAERGGRPVGISLRFPSQQRGFTHRSLCSLCLTTHPGGGVSLMTARKAGPAGREGNSVGLYMCTDLACSLYLRGKKVPTSGGRFEESLTLEEQIARTTGNLHAFLDKLGA from the coding sequence ATGAGGTCACTTACCGAGCAGGACATCCGCGACTCCTTCGTCAACTGCTCCAAAGGCGAGGCGAAGCGCCTGTCCGTACCGCGCGACCTGGACGAACGTCCCTGGGACGACCTCGACTTCCTCGGCTGGCGAGAGCCGGGCGCGCCCGACCGCAGCTATCTGGTGGCCGAGCGCGGAGGCCGGCCGGTGGGCATCTCGCTGCGCTTCCCGTCGCAGCAGCGCGGCTTCACGCACCGCAGCCTGTGCTCGCTGTGCCTGACGACGCACCCGGGCGGCGGCGTGTCGCTGATGACGGCCCGCAAGGCCGGGCCCGCCGGGCGCGAGGGCAACTCGGTCGGCCTGTACATGTGCACCGATCTGGCCTGTTCGCTCTATCTGCGGGGCAAGAAGGTCCCCACGTCGGGCGGGCGGTTCGAGGAGAGCCTGACCCTGGAGGAGCAGATCGCCCGCACCACCGGGAATCTGCACGCCTTCCTCGACAAGCTGGGCGCCTGA
- a CDS encoding ROK family transcriptional regulator, with protein MAGRNGRTVRDLRRGNRTAVLQRLYFDGPLSRFELGPATGLSSGSVSNVVAELIGDGLVEEAGSVDSDGGRPRILLRVAPGSGHMIGVDVGETRVRIGLFDLTLTELARAERPLEQQRYEVDGIVRHVRDGIAEVLADAAIAPERLLGVGIGVPGIVERTPALGAVVHGQTIGWDAVPLERLLRDGSELPDSVPYFIDNGARTLGQAEMWFGAGRGAGNALVVLFGSGVGACLVTPEVEHGRAVEWGHLTVRVRGRRCRCGALGCLEAYAGAESLLARWYEAGGTAPEGADEETALSVMLSGAYPADGSPADPVALALLEETAEYVGAGLSDLINLFQPERILIGGWAGLQLGTRFLPAVRRHAASYSLRHPAEKVGIELGRLGPDAVTVGAAILPLADFFAHGGRRPGPAPEPGAARAQSVPR; from the coding sequence ATGGCGGGGCGGAACGGACGCACGGTACGGGACCTCAGACGCGGCAACCGTACCGCCGTACTGCAGCGCCTCTACTTCGACGGCCCCCTCAGCCGGTTCGAGCTCGGCCCGGCGACCGGACTCAGCTCCGGCTCCGTCAGCAACGTCGTCGCCGAGCTGATCGGGGACGGCCTGGTCGAGGAGGCCGGCAGCGTCGACTCCGACGGCGGCCGGCCCCGCATCCTGCTGCGGGTCGCCCCCGGCAGCGGCCACATGATCGGCGTCGACGTCGGCGAGACCCGGGTGCGGATCGGCCTGTTCGACCTCACCCTCACCGAACTCGCCCGCGCCGAACGCCCGCTGGAGCAGCAGCGCTACGAGGTCGACGGCATCGTCCGCCATGTGCGGGACGGCATCGCCGAGGTCCTCGCGGACGCCGCCATCGCGCCCGAGCGGCTCCTCGGCGTCGGCATAGGGGTCCCCGGCATCGTGGAGCGCACCCCCGCACTCGGCGCCGTGGTGCACGGCCAGACCATCGGCTGGGACGCCGTCCCGCTGGAGCGGCTGCTCCGCGACGGCTCGGAACTGCCCGACAGCGTCCCCTACTTCATCGACAACGGCGCCCGGACCCTCGGCCAGGCCGAGATGTGGTTCGGCGCCGGGCGCGGCGCCGGGAACGCGCTCGTCGTCCTCTTCGGCTCCGGCGTCGGCGCCTGCCTGGTCACCCCCGAGGTGGAGCACGGCCGGGCCGTCGAGTGGGGCCATCTGACGGTACGGGTGAGGGGCCGGCGCTGCCGCTGCGGCGCCCTGGGCTGCCTGGAGGCGTACGCGGGCGCCGAGTCGCTGCTCGCCCGCTGGTACGAGGCGGGCGGGACGGCCCCGGAGGGCGCCGACGAGGAGACCGCGCTGTCCGTGATGCTCTCCGGCGCCTACCCGGCCGACGGCAGCCCGGCCGACCCCGTGGCGCTCGCCCTGCTGGAGGAGACCGCCGAGTACGTGGGCGCGGGCCTGTCCGACCTGATCAACCTCTTCCAGCCGGAGCGCATCCTGATCGGCGGCTGGGCCGGTCTCCAGCTCGGCACCCGCTTCCTGCCCGCCGTCCGCCGGCACGCCGCGTCCTACTCGCTGCGGCACCCGGCCGAGAAGGTCGGGATCGAGCTGGGCCGGCTCGGCCCGGACGCGGTGACCGTGGGCGCCGCGATCCTGCCGCTCGCCGACTTCTTCGCGCACGGCGGCCGCCGCCCCGGCCCCGCGCCGGAGCCCGGCGCCGCCCGGGCGCAGTCCGTGCCGCGCTGA
- a CDS encoding SDR family oxidoreductase yields MSSGPERRIVVTGATGNVGTSVVRLLSEDPEVGSVVGLARRKPDVGPAKTEWTAADLASRHTDLAGVFAGADAVVHLAWAFQPTHDPATTWRTNVLGSLRVYEAVAEAKVPALIHASSVGAYSPGPKDHPVDESWPTHGWPDAAYCREKAYLERTLDTFEREHPEVRVVRMRPAFLFKRASASEQRRIFGGRFLPGPLLRPDLLPFLPDVPGLRVQALHTDDAAHAYRLAALSDVRGAFNLAADPPVDAELLGEMLGARPVRLPRTAARSAIAAAWGLRLLPASPHLFDAVLRVPLMDCSRARTELGWEPTRTAPEVLEEFLRGLREGAGADTAGLRGRKVG; encoded by the coding sequence GTGAGCAGCGGACCGGAACGCAGGATCGTCGTCACCGGAGCCACCGGCAACGTCGGCACCAGCGTGGTGCGGCTCCTCTCGGAGGACCCGGAGGTCGGGTCCGTCGTGGGGCTGGCCCGCCGCAAGCCCGACGTGGGTCCGGCGAAGACCGAGTGGACGGCGGCCGACCTGGCGTCGCGGCACACGGATCTCGCGGGCGTCTTCGCGGGTGCCGACGCCGTCGTCCATCTGGCCTGGGCCTTCCAGCCGACGCACGACCCGGCGACGACCTGGCGCACCAACGTCCTGGGCAGTCTGCGCGTGTACGAGGCGGTGGCCGAGGCGAAGGTGCCCGCGCTGATCCACGCCTCGTCCGTCGGCGCGTACTCGCCGGGCCCCAAGGACCACCCCGTCGACGAGTCGTGGCCGACGCACGGCTGGCCGGACGCCGCGTACTGCCGGGAGAAGGCGTATCTGGAGCGGACGCTGGACACGTTCGAGCGGGAGCACCCCGAGGTCCGGGTCGTCCGGATGCGGCCGGCGTTCCTGTTCAAGCGGGCGTCCGCGAGCGAGCAGCGCCGTATCTTCGGCGGCCGGTTCCTGCCGGGGCCGCTGCTGCGCCCCGATCTGCTGCCGTTCCTGCCCGATGTGCCGGGGCTGCGCGTCCAGGCCCTGCACACCGACGACGCGGCCCACGCGTACCGGCTCGCCGCGCTGTCGGACGTGCGCGGCGCCTTCAACCTGGCGGCCGATCCGCCGGTCGACGCGGAGCTGCTCGGCGAGATGCTCGGCGCCCGCCCGGTCCGCCTCCCCCGGACGGCGGCCCGATCGGCGATCGCCGCGGCCTGGGGGCTGCGGCTGCTCCCGGCGTCCCCGCACCTGTTCGACGCGGTCCTCCGGGTGCCGCTGATGGACTGCTCCCGGGCCCGTACGGAACTGGGCTGGGAGCCGACCCGTACGGCGCCGGAGGTGCTGGAGGAGTTCCTGCGGGGCCTGCGCGAGGGCGCGGGCGCGGACACGGCCGGTCTGCGGGGCCGGAAGGTCGGCTGA
- a CDS encoding SDR family NAD(P)-dependent oxidoreductase — protein sequence MSTAQHKIGSGFGATSTADEVLAGIDLTGKLALVTGGYSGIGLETTRALTRAGAHVVVPARRRSTAEEALTGVTGVEVDELDLADLDSVRGFAERFLAGGRTIDIMIDSAGIMACPETRVGPGWEAQFATNHLGHFALVNRLWPAIEPGGARVVSVSSRAHHYSGIRWDDVHWREGYDKWQAYGQAKTANVLFAVQLDRLAADRGVRAFALHPGGILTPLQRHLPREEMIANGWIDEDGNEIPQPGFKTPEQGAATQVWAATSPQLAGLGGVYLEDCDIAEPAPADGERVGVKDWATDPGQAARLWALSAELTGVDAFAG from the coding sequence ATGAGCACTGCACAGCACAAGATCGGCTCCGGCTTCGGGGCGACCAGCACCGCCGACGAGGTGCTCGCGGGCATCGACCTCACCGGGAAGCTCGCCCTCGTCACGGGCGGCTACTCCGGGATCGGCCTGGAGACCACCCGGGCCCTCACCCGGGCGGGCGCCCACGTCGTCGTCCCCGCCCGCCGCCGGTCCACCGCCGAGGAAGCGCTGACCGGGGTCACCGGCGTGGAGGTGGACGAGCTCGACCTGGCGGACCTGGACAGCGTCCGCGGCTTCGCCGAGCGGTTCCTGGCCGGCGGCCGGACCATCGACATCATGATCGACAGCGCCGGGATCATGGCCTGCCCGGAGACCCGGGTCGGACCGGGCTGGGAGGCGCAGTTCGCCACCAACCACCTCGGCCACTTCGCCCTGGTCAACCGGCTGTGGCCGGCGATCGAGCCGGGCGGCGCCCGGGTGGTGTCGGTGTCCTCGCGCGCCCACCACTACTCCGGCATCCGCTGGGACGACGTCCACTGGCGCGAGGGCTACGACAAGTGGCAGGCCTACGGCCAGGCCAAGACCGCGAACGTACTGTTCGCCGTCCAGCTCGACCGGCTCGCGGCGGACCGCGGCGTCCGGGCCTTCGCACTGCACCCCGGCGGCATCCTCACGCCCCTCCAGCGGCACCTCCCCCGCGAGGAGATGATCGCCAACGGCTGGATCGACGAGGACGGCAACGAAATCCCCCAGCCCGGCTTCAAGACGCCCGAGCAGGGCGCCGCGACCCAGGTGTGGGCGGCGACCTCCCCTCAGCTGGCGGGCCTGGGCGGCGTGTACCTGGAGGACTGCGACATCGCCGAGCCCGCCCCGGCCGACGGCGAGCGCGTCGGCGTGAAGGACTGGGCGACCGACCCCGGGCAGGCGGCCCGGCTGTGGGCCCTGTCCGCGGAGCTGACCGGGGTGGACGCCTTCGCCGGGTGA
- a CDS encoding PHP domain-containing protein, with protein MDPVEALNRIAFLLERSLEPTYRVRAFRTAARVLGELPPEEVRARAEAGTLESLKGVGPKTAGVVREALAGQVPAYLTDLENRPAAGPPEGGRELWEALRGDCHLHSDWSDGGSPIEEMGRTAAELGHEWAALTDHSPRLTVARGLSAGRLREQLDVVAELNTRWAPFRLLTGIECDILDDGSLDQEPELLERLDVVVVSVHSKLRMDARSMTRRMIAAVRDPHADVLGHCTGRLITGRGRPESEFDADAVFAACAESGTAVEINSRPERLDPPRRLLRRAVAAGTLFSIDTDAHAPGQLDWQRYGCARAEECGVPAERVVTTWTADELLAWTHGKERSRA; from the coding sequence ATGGATCCCGTGGAGGCGTTGAACCGGATCGCCTTTCTGCTGGAGCGGTCCCTGGAGCCGACGTACCGCGTCCGGGCGTTCCGAACGGCCGCCCGGGTGCTGGGTGAGCTGCCCCCGGAGGAGGTCCGGGCGCGGGCGGAGGCCGGGACGCTGGAGTCCCTGAAAGGCGTCGGCCCCAAGACGGCCGGCGTGGTGCGCGAGGCCCTGGCAGGACAGGTGCCCGCCTATCTCACCGACCTGGAGAACCGGCCCGCCGCGGGACCGCCCGAGGGGGGCCGGGAGCTTTGGGAGGCGCTGCGCGGCGACTGCCATCTGCACTCCGACTGGTCGGACGGCGGCAGCCCCATCGAGGAGATGGGGCGCACGGCGGCGGAGCTCGGGCACGAGTGGGCGGCGCTCACCGACCACTCGCCCCGGCTGACCGTCGCCCGCGGGCTGTCGGCCGGGCGGCTGCGCGAGCAGCTGGACGTGGTGGCGGAGCTGAACACCCGCTGGGCGCCGTTCCGGCTGCTCACCGGTATCGAGTGCGACATCCTCGACGACGGCTCCCTGGACCAGGAACCGGAACTGCTGGAGCGCCTCGACGTGGTCGTGGTGTCGGTGCACTCCAAGCTGCGCATGGACGCCCGCTCCATGACCCGCCGCATGATCGCGGCGGTGCGCGATCCGCACGCGGACGTCCTCGGGCACTGCACCGGCCGTCTGATCACCGGGCGGGGACGCCCCGAGTCGGAGTTCGACGCGGACGCGGTGTTCGCCGCCTGCGCCGAGTCCGGGACGGCGGTGGAGATCAACAGCCGGCCCGAGCGGCTGGACCCGCCCCGCCGGCTGCTGCGCCGGGCGGTGGCCGCGGGCACGCTGTTCTCGATCGACACCGACGCGCACGCCCCGGGACAGCTGGACTGGCAGCGGTACGGCTGTGCGCGGGCCGAGGAGTGCGGGGTGCCCGCCGAGCGGGTGGTGACCACCTGGACGGCCGACGAGCTGCTGGCGTGGACGCACGGCAAGGAGCGCTCCCGGGCGTGA
- a CDS encoding ricin-type beta-trefoil lectin domain protein — protein sequence MASPRLIRSALLAALSAVLVAAAAIAPAQAEPPRAAAAAVVFSDTFDGPAGAAVDGSKWQIETGDNVNNHERQYYTSGNKNAALDGQGHLVITARRENPANYQCWYGTCQYTSARLNTSGKFTAQYGHVEARMKVPRGQGMWPAFWMLGTPVNWPDSGEIDIMENVGFEPSTVHGTIHGPGYFGSGGIGAGYTLPNGQAFADAFHTFAVDWAPDSITWSVDGNVYQRRTPADLNGKQWVFNRPYFLILNLAVGGYWPGDPDGSTVFPQQLVVDHVSVTTGDTPTGGNTVRGLAGKCMDVAGANTANGTPVQLYDCNGTAAQRWTSGSDGTLRALGKCLDATGNGTADGTPLQLWDCTGGANQKWTVSAARDIVNPQADKCVDATGNSSANGTRLQLWTCSGGANQKWTVG from the coding sequence ATGGCCTCCCCACGGCTGATCCGCTCTGCCCTGCTCGCCGCCCTCTCGGCGGTCCTGGTCGCGGCCGCCGCGATCGCGCCCGCCCAGGCGGAACCACCCCGTGCCGCGGCCGCCGCGGTCGTCTTCTCCGACACCTTCGACGGTCCCGCGGGCGCCGCCGTCGACGGGTCGAAGTGGCAGATCGAGACCGGCGACAACGTCAACAACCACGAACGGCAGTACTACACCTCCGGCAACAAGAACGCGGCGCTGGACGGCCAGGGCCATCTCGTGATCACGGCACGGCGCGAGAACCCCGCCAACTACCAGTGCTGGTACGGCACCTGCCAGTACACCTCGGCCCGGCTGAACACCTCCGGCAAGTTCACCGCGCAGTACGGGCACGTCGAGGCCCGGATGAAGGTGCCGCGGGGGCAGGGCATGTGGCCCGCGTTCTGGATGCTCGGCACGCCGGTCAACTGGCCGGACTCGGGTGAGATCGACATCATGGAGAACGTCGGTTTCGAGCCGTCCACCGTGCACGGCACGATCCACGGTCCCGGCTACTTCGGGTCGGGCGGCATCGGCGCCGGATACACCCTGCCGAACGGGCAGGCCTTCGCGGACGCCTTCCACACCTTCGCCGTCGACTGGGCGCCGGACTCCATCACCTGGTCCGTGGACGGCAACGTCTACCAGCGGCGCACGCCGGCCGATCTCAACGGCAAGCAATGGGTGTTCAACCGGCCCTACTTCCTGATCCTCAACCTCGCGGTCGGCGGCTACTGGCCCGGCGACCCGGACGGCTCCACCGTCTTCCCGCAGCAGCTGGTCGTGGACCATGTCTCGGTGACCACGGGCGACACCCCGACCGGCGGCAACACCGTGCGCGGGCTCGCCGGCAAGTGCATGGACGTGGCGGGCGCGAACACCGCCAACGGCACCCCGGTCCAGCTCTACGACTGCAACGGCACCGCCGCCCAGCGCTGGACGTCCGGCTCGGACGGCACGCTGCGCGCGCTCGGCAAGTGCCTGGACGCCACCGGCAACGGCACCGCGGACGGCACACCGCTGCAACTGTGGGACTGCACGGGAGGCGCCAACCAGAAGTGGACCGTCTCCGCGGCGCGCGACATCGTCAATCCGCAGGCCGACAAGTGCGTGGACGCCACCGGGAACAGCTCGGCCAACGGCACGCGGCTGCAGCTGTGGACCTGCTCCGGCGGAGCCAACCAGAAGTGGACGGTGGGCTGA
- a CDS encoding VanZ family protein has translation MAGGTLRSRVASRIGTPRTPGAAGSGRESSGEERRDGGRGPLRLLARCLAMALAFAFMVAFAVVLAKLTLQPSPASESLTHTNLHPGRSLRAYLDQPELRDAVRQIGGNLLLGVPFGVLVPIVAPRTRGVLRVLLLTATVMLLVEFAQGALVTGRAFDVDDVILNTSGALIGYLLLGRRMSRAVHARRARA, from the coding sequence ATGGCCGGTGGGACCCTGCGTTCGCGTGTCGCGTCGCGCATCGGCACCCCCAGGACGCCGGGCGCCGCCGGCTCGGGACGCGAGTCCTCCGGCGAGGAGCGCCGCGATGGCGGGCGCGGTCCGCTGCGGCTGCTCGCCCGCTGTCTCGCGATGGCGCTCGCCTTCGCGTTCATGGTGGCGTTCGCCGTGGTGCTGGCGAAGCTCACCCTGCAGCCCTCCCCCGCGTCGGAGAGCCTGACGCACACCAATCTGCACCCCGGGCGGTCGCTGCGCGCCTATCTCGACCAGCCCGAACTGCGGGACGCCGTACGGCAGATCGGCGGCAATCTGCTGCTGGGCGTGCCGTTCGGCGTGCTGGTGCCCATCGTCGCCCCGCGGACCCGGGGGGTGCTGCGGGTGCTGCTGCTGACGGCGACGGTCATGCTGCTGGTGGAGTTCGCGCAGGGCGCGCTGGTGACGGGCCGCGCCTTCGACGTGGACGACGTCATCCTCAACACCTCGGGCGCGCTGATCGGTTACCTGCTGCTGGGCCGGCGCATGAGCCGTGCGGTGCACGCCCGGCGGGCCCGCGCCTGA